One segment of Thermosynechococcus sp. HN-54 DNA contains the following:
- a CDS encoding pilus assembly PilX N-terminal domain-containing protein, with product MIKKLVRSLKRRYPHPGYRQRGFTLPLVLGMGLIMIVVALTLISRSQLDVSTASLQKQTQQAFAVAEGGMARTLGLLNGNYQILLRRTYNPATNTNFNPPRPYLIDRSTDATKIGQPNTSGLNVPAVNQWTAASLGSDAPPCFTLDNLNTIVLNGTIGTPVQGNYRILSYLYDAPTQTGHLLIEGRLPNNSPANAFILQKMVITDRSVPANFPGLLAQSINLGNNDVFGTVNGNVICTNPANCVVPQAECQNGQPTQQGLRSAVGALNNAIIEGTIAINKINLPPFPSAPNAVGGSVLGSVPLTTLPSWLPTSQVTDFQQALQAAGGYSQGAYANFPVPGIGNNPPQDRPDITGNTSNLTFPRPGDRPYVDPNPNIPFFIPDPLRPGERIVNPEKVYYAYRIRNINLSGNEKVTFNTSNYAIRLYVSGDISLSGQAGIDNTCSPNSSTCGTGANMGLPSGVGTPDRLRIYGNPPDPNNSTPDQSFTLSGGSTAGSVFIYAPDAQVGINGGSREPDIFGAVWAKTWNGSSSNNAEIRVPDRLPEALGGEYANASIVVARTTEASNWNRLAQY from the coding sequence ATGATCAAGAAACTGGTGCGCTCACTCAAACGCCGCTATCCCCATCCGGGGTATCGGCAGCGGGGCTTTACCCTCCCATTAGTGTTGGGCATGGGGCTGATCATGATTGTGGTTGCCCTAACGCTGATCTCGCGATCGCAACTGGATGTGAGCACCGCTAGTTTGCAAAAACAAACCCAGCAAGCCTTTGCCGTGGCTGAGGGGGGCATGGCACGTACTCTAGGCTTACTCAATGGCAACTACCAGATTCTGCTGCGCCGCACCTACAACCCTGCCACCAATACCAACTTTAATCCCCCCAGACCCTACCTCATTGATCGGTCAACGGATGCCACGAAAATTGGCCAGCCCAATACCTCAGGTCTCAACGTTCCCGCCGTCAATCAATGGACAGCAGCGAGCCTTGGCTCCGATGCCCCCCCCTGCTTTACCCTCGATAACCTGAATACGATTGTCCTCAACGGCACCATTGGTACACCGGTGCAAGGCAATTACCGCATTCTCTCCTATCTCTACGATGCGCCGACACAAACGGGGCACCTGTTGATTGAAGGCCGCCTGCCCAATAATTCGCCGGCCAATGCCTTCATCTTGCAAAAGATGGTGATTACGGATCGCAGTGTCCCTGCTAACTTCCCTGGACTCTTAGCACAAAGCATTAACCTCGGCAACAACGATGTCTTTGGCACCGTCAACGGCAATGTCATTTGCACCAACCCTGCCAACTGTGTCGTGCCCCAAGCCGAGTGCCAAAATGGTCAACCCACCCAACAGGGACTGCGCAGTGCCGTGGGAGCGCTGAATAACGCCATTATTGAAGGCACGATCGCCATCAACAAGATTAACCTACCGCCCTTTCCTTCGGCGCCCAATGCAGTGGGTGGTTCCGTGCTAGGGAGTGTTCCCCTGACCACGCTGCCCAGTTGGTTACCCACCAGTCAAGTCACTGACTTTCAGCAAGCCCTGCAAGCGGCAGGAGGATACAGTCAAGGGGCCTACGCCAACTTTCCAGTACCAGGCATAGGTAATAATCCCCCTCAGGACAGACCTGATATTACTGGTAATACAAGCAACCTGACTTTCCCACGACCAGGCGATCGCCCCTACGTTGACCCTAACCCCAACATTCCCTTCTTTATCCCTGATCCTCTACGACCCGGGGAACGAATTGTGAATCCAGAGAAAGTCTATTACGCCTATCGCATCCGTAACATCAACCTGAGTGGCAATGAAAAAGTAACGTTCAACACCAGTAACTACGCCATTCGCCTCTACGTCAGCGGTGACATCAGCCTCAGTGGTCAAGCGGGGATTGACAACACCTGTAGCCCCAATAGTTCCACCTGCGGTACCGGAGCTAATATGGGACTTCCCAGTGGCGTCGGCACCCCCGATCGCCTGCGGATTTATGGTAACCCCCCAGACCCCAACAACAGTACCCCCGATCAATCCTTTACCCTGAGTGGTGGCTCCACCGCAGGGAGTGTCTTTATCTATGCGCCCGATGCGCAGGTAGGCATCAATGGTGGCAGTCGCGAGCCAGATATCTTTGGCGCCGTTTGGGCAAAAACATGGAACGGTTCGAGTTCCAACAATGCTGAAATTCGGGTGCCCGATCGCCTGCCCGAAGCCTTGGGTGGGGAATATGCCAACGCTTCAATTGTGGTAGCACGCACCACGGAAGCCAGCAACTGGAACCGCTTAGCGCAGTACTAA
- a CDS encoding phospholipase D-like domain-containing protein: MPWQQRKWRRQGVYLLLFLLGLLIAAVVLTQLRSHPILRPSLNPLPQHPYIAVHMNHSQAHSYQEPYRPYTREGEDLEAIMIEQIAKAQKTIDVAVQEFRLPNLAKALAARQQAGVRVRVIMENTYTAPWATYSAAQVSAMDPRMRERYNDWKALVDTNGDGQLSAAELSDRDVQTILNEAKIPWIDDTADGSKGSMLMHHKFIVIDNRQVIATTANFTLSDVHGDLGRPDTRGNANSLLVIDNPAVARLFTEEFNIMWGDGPGGQPNSRFGVKKPLRPPQRVAVGDAMVTVRFSPTPRSQPWSASTNGLIGQTLTRGRQKIDMALFVLSDQELSYVLEERHNQGVSIRALIDSGFIYRDFSEALDMMGVAMANTAQARQGKCYYEAGNRPWQNPIQTVGTPLLPEGDKLHHKYGVVDDRTVIVGSHNWSEAANRGNDEFLLVIEHPTVAAHYEREFERLYSNSRLGLPQHIRDRIQEQLTACGGNIATRPATSSGSRPSSPTTRVNLNTATAAELQTLPGVGPKLAAEIIRAREQKPFQSLADLDAVPGVGPKLLERLRDRVTW, translated from the coding sequence GTGCCTTGGCAACAGCGGAAATGGCGACGACAGGGAGTGTATCTGCTGTTATTTCTACTGGGGTTGTTAATTGCAGCAGTGGTGCTCACGCAATTGCGATCGCACCCCATTCTCCGCCCCTCCCTGAATCCCCTCCCCCAACATCCTTACATTGCTGTCCACATGAACCACTCCCAAGCCCACAGCTATCAAGAACCCTACCGCCCCTATACCCGTGAAGGGGAAGACCTTGAGGCAATCATGATTGAGCAGATTGCCAAGGCGCAAAAGACCATTGATGTGGCGGTGCAGGAGTTTCGTTTACCGAATCTGGCAAAAGCTCTAGCAGCACGGCAGCAGGCAGGGGTACGGGTAAGAGTGATAATGGAAAATACCTACACTGCCCCTTGGGCAACGTACAGTGCTGCTCAAGTGAGCGCCATGGATCCAAGAATGCGGGAGCGCTATAACGATTGGAAAGCCCTAGTGGATACCAATGGCGATGGTCAACTTAGTGCCGCCGAACTCAGCGATCGCGATGTGCAGACAATCCTCAACGAAGCCAAAATTCCTTGGATTGACGACACGGCGGATGGCTCCAAGGGCAGCATGCTCATGCACCACAAGTTTATTGTCATTGACAATCGCCAAGTGATTGCGACCACGGCGAACTTTACCCTCAGTGATGTGCATGGCGACTTGGGACGACCCGATACCCGTGGCAATGCCAACTCCCTCTTGGTGATTGATAACCCCGCCGTAGCGCGCCTATTTACCGAGGAATTTAACATTATGTGGGGGGATGGTCCCGGTGGTCAGCCTAACAGTCGCTTTGGGGTCAAAAAGCCGCTGCGTCCTCCTCAACGGGTTGCCGTGGGCGATGCCATGGTCACGGTGCGCTTTTCGCCGACCCCGCGATCCCAACCTTGGTCCGCCTCCACCAATGGCTTGATTGGCCAAACACTGACTCGGGGGCGTCAAAAAATTGATATGGCACTTTTTGTCTTGTCAGATCAGGAACTGTCCTACGTTTTAGAGGAACGCCACAACCAAGGGGTCAGCATTCGCGCCCTCATTGACTCAGGATTTATCTACCGAGACTTTAGCGAAGCCTTGGACATGATGGGCGTAGCAATGGCCAATACTGCCCAAGCCCGACAGGGAAAGTGCTACTACGAAGCTGGCAACCGCCCGTGGCAAAACCCCATTCAAACGGTGGGTACCCCCCTACTGCCGGAGGGGGATAAGCTGCACCATAAGTATGGCGTGGTGGATGATCGCACCGTCATTGTCGGTTCCCACAACTGGTCAGAGGCAGCCAACCGCGGCAATGATGAATTCTTGCTGGTCATTGAGCATCCCACTGTAGCGGCTCACTACGAACGGGAGTTTGAGCGGCTCTATAGCAATAGTCGTCTGGGTTTGCCGCAGCATATTCGCGATCGCATTCAGGAACAACTGACCGCCTGTGGCGGCAACATTGCCACTCGACCGGCAACCTCCTCCGGAAGTCGTCCCAGCAGCCCCACCACACGGGTGAACTTGAACACAGCCACTGCTGCTGAACTGCAAACTCTACCGGGTGTCGGCCCCAAACTGGCAGCAGAAATTATCCGTGCTCGCGAGCAAAAGCCGTTTCAATCGTTGGCGGATTTAGATGCCGTCCCCGGTGTTGGGCCGAAGCTCCTCGAACGATTGCGCGATCGCGTGACGTGGTAA
- a CDS encoding NCS2 family permease: MPTEALAALTTFLTMAYILPVNAQILSNAIFLAQPQDLQAELVIATAVSAAVGSVLMGLWANYPIALAPGMGINAFFAFAVVGQMGLPWPLALSAVLLEGIVFVLLTLTGVRSLIVNMIPISLKVAIAAGVGLFIAYIGLGNAGIIIADAATKTKLTTFHTWPPILAALGILLTAFLCAKGVRGAIFWGVMITALAAWLVGAAPWPTGLIQWPQWPSHLFGQALVGFGQLQPQQLGSFLLVTLVLLFTDMFDTVGTLSAVGVQAGFLNQQGHFPRALGAFMADAVGTIVGALFGTSTVTTYIESAAGIAVGGRTGLTALMVGGLFLLSLLFLPITTAIPSFATAPALVLVGVFMARSLPDIPWSDLTEAIPAFLVMLVMPLSYSISEGLAVGFISYPIVKLAAGKGREVHPALWGLAVIFVAHYFWR; the protein is encoded by the coding sequence TTGCCAACGGAGGCACTGGCGGCACTGACCACATTTCTAACGATGGCCTACATCCTGCCAGTGAATGCGCAAATTCTTTCCAATGCCATTTTTTTAGCGCAACCACAGGATCTGCAAGCTGAGTTGGTGATTGCAACTGCTGTCTCTGCGGCAGTGGGTAGTGTGCTGATGGGGCTTTGGGCAAATTACCCGATTGCGTTGGCGCCCGGCATGGGCATCAATGCCTTTTTTGCCTTTGCAGTGGTGGGGCAGATGGGGCTGCCTTGGCCATTGGCGCTGAGTGCTGTCCTCCTCGAGGGAATTGTGTTTGTGCTCCTGACTCTAACCGGGGTGCGATCGCTGATTGTAAATATGATTCCCATCTCTTTGAAGGTGGCGATCGCTGCTGGGGTGGGGCTATTTATCGCCTACATTGGCCTTGGCAATGCGGGAATCATCATTGCTGATGCTGCTACGAAAACAAAACTCACCACCTTTCACACATGGCCACCCATCCTCGCTGCCCTTGGCATTCTGTTGACGGCTTTTCTCTGTGCCAAGGGGGTGCGGGGCGCGATTTTTTGGGGAGTGATGATCACCGCCTTAGCTGCATGGCTAGTGGGGGCTGCCCCTTGGCCGACGGGCTTGATCCAATGGCCGCAATGGCCGTCCCATCTCTTTGGTCAAGCCTTGGTGGGTTTTGGACAATTGCAACCGCAGCAGTTGGGGTCTTTTCTCTTGGTCACCTTGGTACTGCTTTTTACCGATATGTTTGACACCGTAGGCACCCTTTCGGCGGTGGGGGTACAGGCAGGGTTTCTCAATCAGCAGGGACATTTCCCCCGCGCTTTGGGAGCCTTTATGGCGGATGCCGTGGGGACAATCGTGGGTGCCCTCTTTGGCACCTCCACCGTGACCACCTATATTGAATCGGCAGCGGGAATTGCCGTGGGCGGCCGTACGGGGCTAACAGCTTTAATGGTTGGCGGATTGTTTTTGCTCTCACTCCTTTTTTTGCCGATTACAACTGCAATTCCCAGTTTTGCCACGGCACCGGCGCTAGTGCTTGTCGGTGTATTTATGGCGCGATCGCTCCCAGACATTCCTTGGTCTGATCTGACTGAGGCCATTCCTGCCTTTTTGGTAATGCTGGTGATGCCCTTGAGCTATTCCATCAGTGAGGGGCTAGCGGTGGGATTTATTAGCTATCCAATCGTGAAATTGGCTGCTGGCAAAGGGAGAGAAGTTCATCCCGCCCTGTGGGGATTGGCGGTTATCTTTGTTGCCCACTACTTTTGGCGTTAG
- a CDS encoding acetate/propionate family kinase, whose translation MITVLVLNAGSSSLKACLYRLEPPMAASAATPAAPLWQGLLDWGQQPTVAHLKVTTAHQRYEANLTHAEGAIAGLRNWLKILLETLTSGQTKLLESLGEITIIGHRVVHGGSRYQAPVRVDEQVKAAITKFSEYAPLHNPANLLGIELMAEICPQTPQVAVFDTAFHAQLPAVARTYAIPYELTTAGIQRYGFHGISHQYVSERAATLLQRPLAELRLITCHLGNGCSLTAVKGGVSVETTMGFTPTAGVMMGTRCGDIDPGILLYLLRRGSRVEDLDRLVNRQSGLLGVSGVSNDLRQILAAIDQGNTQAKLAYDCFIYSLQRGIASLLPSLGGLDGLVFTAGIGENAASVRRDVCQGLGWLGIELDSVLNEQGKGDRDIALPTAAVRVFVLQTQEDWAIARACLQLL comes from the coding sequence ATGATCACTGTGCTAGTGCTCAATGCTGGCTCTAGTAGCCTGAAAGCTTGTCTATATCGCTTAGAGCCGCCAATGGCAGCAAGCGCTGCGACTCCCGCCGCTCCCCTCTGGCAAGGCCTCCTCGACTGGGGACAACAACCAACAGTTGCCCATCTGAAGGTGACGACTGCGCATCAGCGCTACGAAGCAAACCTCACCCATGCCGAGGGGGCGATCGCGGGTCTGCGAAACTGGCTGAAAATCCTCCTAGAAACCCTCACCAGCGGCCAGACAAAGCTTTTAGAAAGCCTTGGAGAAATTACGATCATCGGCCATCGTGTCGTCCATGGTGGCAGCCGTTACCAGGCACCCGTGCGAGTGGATGAGCAGGTGAAAGCAGCGATTACCAAATTTAGTGAATATGCGCCGCTCCATAATCCAGCCAACCTACTGGGAATAGAACTGATGGCGGAGATTTGCCCCCAAACGCCTCAAGTTGCGGTGTTTGATACGGCGTTCCATGCCCAATTGCCGGCGGTAGCGCGTACCTACGCTATTCCCTATGAATTGACCACCGCTGGGATTCAGCGCTATGGCTTCCACGGCATCAGTCATCAATACGTGAGTGAGCGCGCAGCTACACTCTTGCAGCGTCCATTAGCAGAGTTGCGTCTGATTACCTGTCACCTTGGCAATGGTTGCTCCCTGACAGCCGTCAAGGGGGGAGTTTCCGTTGAGACGACGATGGGCTTTACACCCACGGCAGGAGTGATGATGGGGACACGCTGTGGCGACATTGATCCGGGGATTTTACTCTATCTGCTGCGGCGCGGCAGCAGGGTTGAAGACCTCGATCGCTTGGTAAATCGGCAATCAGGACTGTTGGGGGTCTCTGGGGTGAGTAATGATTTGCGGCAGATCTTGGCAGCGATTGATCAGGGGAATACCCAAGCCAAGTTGGCCTATGACTGTTTTATCTATTCCCTGCAACGGGGCATTGCTAGTCTCTTGCCGAGCCTTGGCGGTCTCGATGGTTTGGTGTTTACAGCAGGCATTGGTGAGAATGCCGCAAGTGTGCGCCGTGATGTCTGCCAAGGGTTAGGTTGGCTAGGAATTGAGTTAGATAGTGTCCTCAATGAGCAGGGAAAGGGCGATCGCGACATTGCGCTGCCTACTGCCGCCGTGCGAGTTTTTGTACTGCAAACCCAAGAGGATTGGGCGATCGCTCGCGCTTGTCTGCAACTGTTATAA
- a CDS encoding L,D-transpeptidase: protein MGFALAAIATLPMAAAGTEELKVSRASESESYLPTTLAPLALPPLGEATPFLPALERKIVLRLRERRVFLYEGDQVLASYPVAVGKPGWETPQGHCRVLHKVVNPQWRNPFTGVRVPPAGRNPLGDRLIVFAPMGNNNYAGFHGTTNESLIGQAVSHGCVRMRNDDIRALFEKIEVGTRVIVQP from the coding sequence TTGGGTTTCGCACTGGCGGCGATCGCCACCTTACCCATGGCTGCTGCGGGGACTGAAGAACTGAAGGTGAGCCGCGCCTCTGAGTCAGAGTCGTACTTACCGACCACCTTAGCGCCCTTGGCACTTCCCCCCCTTGGTGAGGCAACTCCGTTTCTACCCGCTTTGGAACGCAAAATTGTCCTGCGCTTGCGGGAGCGCCGCGTCTTTCTCTATGAAGGCGATCAAGTATTAGCCAGCTATCCCGTGGCTGTGGGCAAGCCGGGCTGGGAAACGCCCCAAGGTCATTGCAGAGTGTTGCACAAAGTCGTCAATCCCCAATGGCGTAATCCCTTTACGGGAGTTCGGGTTCCGCCGGCTGGTCGCAATCCTTTGGGCGATCGCCTGATTGTCTTTGCCCCTATGGGAAATAACAACTACGCTGGCTTCCATGGAACAACCAATGAATCCTTAATTGGCCAAGCCGTTTCCCATGGCTGTGTGCGCATGCGCAACGATGATATTCGCGCCCTCTTTGAAAAAATTGAGGTGGGCACAAGGGTGATTGTTCAACCCTAA
- a CDS encoding prepilin-type N-terminal cleavage/methylation domain-containing protein: protein MTHHKLYFHWLVQQRSQGFTLAEVLASILVISLFTLAAMQAIVVAAFLQADARKFAEASNWIQDDLENIKIVAYDLCQTKFAHRKLAAPAQGTDTTLTLALIQPGESDYDQAMPPEYRAGGACPVTSPTDGFRVGDRVLIGSDSGTRRITAISGNTITITPAVGGYRGAGTRVYARCRIQPDETNGIDGGFGAYLQTLIPPLNSNNNNRPIVNDTFTLTRTPTTRTEAPFQTLELAYSVRDSNNRVVAQLSTEVVPNAFFRCP, encoded by the coding sequence ATGACTCACCATAAACTCTATTTTCACTGGCTGGTGCAACAACGTTCCCAAGGCTTTACCCTTGCGGAGGTCTTGGCTTCCATTCTGGTGATTAGCCTCTTTACCCTAGCGGCCATGCAGGCCATTGTGGTGGCTGCCTTTCTGCAAGCGGATGCCCGCAAATTTGCCGAGGCCAGTAACTGGATTCAAGATGATTTGGAAAATATCAAAATTGTTGCCTACGATCTGTGCCAGACGAAGTTTGCCCACCGCAAATTGGCTGCTCCTGCCCAAGGCACGGATACAACCCTCACGTTAGCCCTTATCCAACCGGGTGAAAGCGACTACGATCAAGCGATGCCCCCAGAGTATCGCGCGGGGGGTGCCTGTCCAGTGACATCGCCAACGGATGGTTTTCGAGTGGGCGATCGCGTCCTCATTGGTTCAGATTCTGGGACGCGACGGATTACCGCTATTTCTGGCAACACCATCACAATTACCCCCGCTGTGGGAGGCTATCGGGGCGCGGGAACTCGGGTGTATGCCCGCTGTCGTATTCAGCCCGACGAAACCAACGGGATTGATGGCGGGTTTGGCGCCTACCTGCAAACGCTGATTCCCCCCTTGAACAGTAATAACAACAATCGTCCGATTGTCAATGACACCTTTACATTAACCCGTACGCCAACCACCCGCACCGAAGCGCCCTTCCAAACTTTGGAACTGGCCTATTCTGTGCGCGACAGTAACAACCGCGTCGTTGCTCAACTATCAACCGAGGTGGTGCCCAATGCGTTTTTCCGCTGTCCGTGA
- a CDS encoding adenine phosphoribosyltransferase produces MDLKSLIRDVPDFPKPGILFRDLTTLLQNQAGLRYVIDQLAEKHANNGIDYVAGIESRGFIFGAPLAYRLGAGFIPLRKPGKLCAPVYAVEYELEYGRDRLEMHQDAIEPGRRVLIVDDLIATGGTAAAAADLVQKAQAELHGFAFIVELTDLGGRHKLPNVPITTLVTY; encoded by the coding sequence ATGGATCTCAAATCCCTGATTCGCGATGTCCCAGACTTCCCTAAGCCGGGCATTTTGTTTCGGGATTTAACAACGCTGCTGCAAAATCAGGCGGGGCTACGTTACGTCATTGATCAATTGGCAGAAAAACACGCCAACAATGGCATTGACTATGTGGCTGGTATCGAGTCACGGGGCTTTATTTTTGGTGCTCCCTTGGCCTATCGCTTGGGGGCTGGCTTCATCCCTTTGCGCAAACCGGGTAAACTCTGTGCTCCCGTCTATGCGGTGGAGTATGAACTAGAATATGGGCGCGATCGCCTCGAGATGCACCAAGATGCCATCGAACCCGGTCGACGGGTGTTAATTGTCGATGATTTGATTGCCACAGGGGGCACAGCGGCAGCGGCGGCGGATCTCGTCCAAAAAGCGCAAGCCGAACTCCATGGCTTTGCCTTTATCGTCGAGCTGACGGACTTGGGGGGACGGCACAAACTGCCGAATGTGCCTATTACAACCCTTGTGACCTACTAA
- the pilM gene encoding type IV pilus biogenesis protein PilM, with the protein MGDIVLGNLFAKPKQGLGIELTPERVNIVQLQRQKQGLKITAMASVPLSEGAIEEGRIIDTTAVADAIRQGIEDKRIKQKEVISAIPMNEAVIRLIRLPAELPDYELREVVLMQEAPLYLPFPREEADVDYQKLGTSLDEDGIERVEILLVGTPREVTDAYINAFTQAGLQLTALEVTNFALMRTLRDSLQQFVGEAAAIIDIGDEGTEISIVKDGIPQFNRKVPIGKERMQEAISRAMNLPPSMGVDLIESLTVPLEPMDVTGALNPSGAAILRVLSDLADEIRRSIDFYLNQGESLEVSQLLLAGPGASIGQVDEFFSQRLNYPTTLVDPISLLGLQTPEEIPLEKRPAWGTVIGLSLRGA; encoded by the coding sequence GTGGGTGATATTGTGCTTGGCAACCTATTTGCAAAACCAAAGCAGGGCTTGGGGATTGAACTCACCCCAGAGCGGGTCAACATCGTGCAGCTTCAGCGGCAAAAGCAGGGTCTGAAAATCACAGCGATGGCCTCAGTCCCCTTGAGTGAAGGTGCCATTGAAGAAGGCCGAATCATTGACACCACTGCCGTTGCCGATGCTATCCGTCAAGGAATTGAGGATAAGCGCATCAAACAAAAAGAGGTGATCAGTGCCATTCCCATGAATGAAGCGGTGATTCGCCTGATTCGCCTGCCCGCAGAATTGCCTGACTACGAGTTGCGGGAAGTGGTTCTCATGCAGGAAGCCCCGCTGTACCTTCCTTTTCCCCGTGAAGAGGCTGATGTTGACTATCAAAAGCTGGGCACCTCCCTTGATGAAGATGGCATTGAGCGGGTGGAGATTCTGCTGGTAGGTACGCCCCGCGAGGTGACCGATGCCTACATCAATGCCTTTACCCAAGCAGGTTTACAACTGACAGCGCTTGAAGTAACCAATTTTGCCCTCATGCGCACCCTGCGAGATTCACTGCAACAGTTTGTGGGTGAGGCAGCAGCAATTATTGATATTGGTGATGAGGGCACAGAGATTAGCATTGTCAAGGATGGTATTCCCCAGTTCAACCGCAAGGTGCCCATTGGCAAAGAACGGATGCAAGAGGCCATCAGCCGTGCCATGAACCTGCCTCCCTCCATGGGAGTTGACCTGATCGAGAGTCTCACGGTTCCCCTAGAGCCAATGGATGTCACCGGCGCACTCAACCCCAGTGGGGCAGCTATTTTGCGCGTTCTCTCCGATCTTGCGGACGAAATCCGCCGCTCCATTGACTTTTACCTCAACCAAGGAGAAAGTCTAGAGGTATCCCAGTTACTGCTGGCAGGCCCCGGTGCCAGTATTGGTCAAGTCGATGAGTTTTTTAGTCAGCGGCTGAACTATCCCACCACATTGGTTGACCCGATTAGTTTGCTGGGACTGCAAACGCCAGAGGAGATTCCCCTCGAAAAACGTCCTGCTTGGGGCACGGTGATTGGTCTGAGTCTGCGTGGCGCTTAG
- a CDS encoding PilN domain-containing protein: MYSIEINLLKERPEVGGMATAATAARGFDNVPIIIGGVAALFFVGLALLGSVGANLWLQQLTSKQKSIQDRLAAISRDLQRMDQIKKEQEQIAAETKALATVFNQVKPWSAVMRNMATQTPAGVQIRKITQGGATPQELTIEGTAVSFDAVSDFLLLLQNRSPFFDGKATQLVKAERANPQGEEDTTARVSFSIKTAIASVPASELLEELAANGVEGLVARIQFLKEKGVVEQ; the protein is encoded by the coding sequence ATGTACTCAATTGAGATTAACCTCCTCAAAGAACGTCCCGAAGTGGGGGGCATGGCCACTGCCGCAACCGCAGCTCGCGGATTTGATAACGTACCAATTATTATTGGTGGTGTGGCTGCTCTCTTTTTTGTGGGGCTGGCGCTCCTCGGCTCAGTGGGTGCCAATCTTTGGCTACAACAACTGACGAGTAAGCAAAAGTCGATTCAAGATCGCCTCGCCGCCATTTCTCGCGATTTGCAACGCATGGATCAAATTAAAAAAGAGCAGGAGCAAATTGCAGCGGAAACCAAAGCCTTGGCCACTGTCTTTAATCAGGTCAAACCTTGGTCGGCGGTGATGCGGAATATGGCCACTCAAACGCCGGCAGGGGTGCAAATTCGCAAAATTACCCAAGGGGGAGCCACACCCCAAGAGTTAACGATCGAGGGAACGGCCGTCTCCTTTGATGCCGTGAGTGACTTTCTACTGCTCCTGCAAAATCGCTCTCCCTTTTTTGATGGCAAGGCCACCCAACTGGTTAAAGCAGAGCGGGCAAACCCACAGGGCGAAGAGGACACAACCGCAAGGGTTTCCTTTAGTATTAAGACCGCGATCGCCAGCGTGCCGGCATCGGAACTCCTTGAGGAACTTGCCGCCAATGGCGTCGAAGGACTGGTGGCGCGCATTCAATTTCTCAAAGAAAAAGGAGTGGTAGAGCAATGA
- a CDS encoding pilus assembly protein PilO, producing the protein MTLTGDFGGPPIEEPAPNYPTVFGITLTPVVSGVLIALLGLGAAVYLGSLLIAPKLEEAAKLQEEIAQQENDLSQREVILKQLNDVVTGLERAKQENRDVRSLFATQEALDTLLLDINRLIVTSGAQLTTFEPDSAASGIVQDGSLGPELNAKLKQQVTNVTIQGPFPSILQIMQKIDQQQNFLVINNLTMELIADKPDEVITTFKLMAYVPLTPEEIAALAAPPQEGQPQGGEQQGQPQQQQQ; encoded by the coding sequence ATGACCCTAACCGGCGATTTTGGCGGCCCGCCGATTGAGGAACCCGCACCAAATTATCCGACGGTCTTTGGCATTACCCTGACACCCGTTGTCAGTGGCGTCCTCATTGCCCTATTGGGGTTGGGGGCAGCAGTCTATTTGGGGAGTCTTCTTATTGCGCCCAAACTAGAGGAAGCCGCCAAGCTCCAGGAGGAGATTGCCCAGCAGGAAAATGACCTCTCCCAACGGGAGGTTATCTTGAAGCAACTCAATGATGTGGTCACAGGATTAGAGCGAGCCAAACAGGAAAACCGTGATGTGCGATCGCTCTTTGCCACCCAAGAAGCCCTTGACACGCTCCTTCTTGACATCAACCGGCTGATTGTTACAAGCGGTGCCCAACTGACTACGTTTGAACCGGATAGTGCAGCTTCAGGAATTGTCCAAGATGGCTCCCTTGGCCCAGAATTAAATGCCAAACTAAAACAACAGGTAACCAACGTTACGATTCAAGGGCCATTCCCCAGTATTTTGCAAATCATGCAAAAAATTGATCAGCAGCAGAACTTCCTCGTGATTAACAACCTAACGATGGAACTGATTGCTGACAAACCCGACGAAGTGATTACCACGTTTAAGCTCATGGCCTATGTGCCCCTAACCCCTGAAGAAATTGCCGCTTTGGCAGCACCGCCCCAAGAGGGTCAACCCCAAGGAGGTGAGCAGCAAGGACAACCGCAACAACAACAGCAATAG